In one window of Fibrobacter sp. DNA:
- a CDS encoding porin family protein, translating to MKLLRVLTAIFFSGIVCSALAQDEYPAEVDSAWIASQNGGSTELNDGNNEETPACIGDGCDGTETAATSETGTAASAESDTTTAAKEKTAENDSDEEDCTPADSLLPECRDDKSVSRYDDDDDDTYDRYANENAELSRASREGFSNGFTLGFRFGGGFNTLLLGERTENWRLGYEASAAIVAQTKVGIPELSLSVGLQFSYFRYRYEANDDFEYDDYSEKDEAQLNVILFEVPAIFKYALESNDITVGIGLDLGIKLAGSSNFDQTISTSTTTEHISSKDDPLPSAGVELSAIVEIGYLVNRNFSVDLRFLQRFTNLLNNDVVEVSEIALKKASLYGLHVTLGLSLYL from the coding sequence ATGAAACTGCTTAGGGTACTTACCGCCATCTTTTTTTCGGGGATAGTCTGCTCCGCCCTCGCTCAGGACGAGTACCCCGCCGAAGTCGATTCTGCCTGGATTGCATCCCAGAACGGGGGCAGCACGGAACTGAACGACGGGAACAACGAAGAGACCCCCGCTTGTATCGGGGACGGCTGTGACGGGACAGAAACAGCTGCGACCTCCGAAACCGGAACGGCAGCCTCTGCCGAAAGCGATACCACGACTGCCGCCAAGGAAAAAACAGCCGAAAACGACAGCGACGAAGAGGACTGCACCCCGGCAGACTCGCTCCTGCCTGAATGCAGGGACGACAAGAGCGTCAGCAGGTACGACGACGACGATGACGACACCTACGACCGCTACGCCAACGAGAACGCGGAACTCAGCCGCGCAAGCCGTGAAGGCTTTTCCAACGGGTTCACGCTCGGTTTCCGGTTCGGCGGCGGTTTCAACACGCTCCTCCTGGGCGAAAGAACGGAAAACTGGAGACTCGGATACGAGGCCTCGGCCGCAATTGTCGCACAAACCAAAGTCGGCATCCCCGAACTGTCACTCTCCGTCGGGCTCCAGTTCAGCTACTTCCGCTACCGCTACGAGGCCAATGACGATTTCGAATATGACGATTACAGCGAGAAGGATGAAGCCCAGCTCAACGTGATTCTTTTCGAAGTCCCCGCCATATTCAAGTATGCCCTCGAAAGCAACGACATCACAGTCGGCATCGGATTAGACCTGGGAATCAAGCTCGCCGGGTCCTCCAATTTTGACCAAACTATCAGTACCAGTACGACGACGGAACACATCTCGTCAAAGGACGATCCGCTCCCCTCGGCTGGTGTCGAACTCAGTGCCATCGTGGAAATAGGCTACCTCGTGAACAGGAACTTCTCCGTTGACCTGCGGTTCCTGCAGAGATTCACGAATCTCCTGAACAACGACGTAGTCGAAGTCTCCGAAATCGCGCTCAAGAAAGCATCGCTGTACGGGTTACACGTGACCCTCGGGCTGTCGCTTTACCTCTAG
- a CDS encoding outer membrane beta-barrel protein — translation MNLRIVPFMAAALLAATTPSLADEFDDFDNDETTSSTDNGSAVEYDGSAASEFADDEEYAAEYAQYKKEKTSKAEINKQRTEGFARTILLGVHASAGTNTFIGHETEGWGLGYQGSAGLLMQLPLGVKNLNIVPEVIFTYRHYRYAAETDFGNDDASIDIMMFEIPLIVRYTFVDNNIFLGLGLNLGLKLSGSSEFNQDVGEKITRSNTIPTTSFEMGAALDLGYMVTRWVQMNIRIVQGFTNLLDKILISGGENAFRESNFLTTYATVGFTILF, via the coding sequence ATGAACCTGAGAATTGTACCCTTCATGGCCGCGGCCCTGCTCGCCGCAACAACGCCTTCCCTCGCAGACGAGTTTGACGATTTCGACAACGACGAAACGACCTCTTCTACCGACAACGGCAGTGCGGTGGAGTATGACGGTTCGGCAGCAAGCGAGTTTGCCGACGACGAGGAGTATGCAGCCGAATACGCCCAGTACAAGAAGGAAAAGACTTCCAAGGCCGAAATCAACAAGCAGCGTACCGAAGGGTTCGCGCGTACTATCCTGCTCGGCGTGCACGCAAGCGCCGGTACAAACACGTTCATCGGTCACGAAACCGAAGGATGGGGACTCGGATACCAGGGTTCCGCAGGCTTGCTGATGCAGCTGCCGCTCGGGGTCAAGAACTTGAACATTGTTCCCGAAGTGATATTCACCTACCGTCATTACCGCTACGCGGCCGAGACGGACTTCGGCAATGACGATGCGTCAATCGACATCATGATGTTCGAAATCCCGCTCATCGTTCGCTACACGTTTGTCGACAACAACATTTTCCTGGGCCTCGGCCTGAACCTCGGCCTCAAGCTCTCCGGATCGTCGGAATTCAACCAGGATGTAGGCGAAAAAATCACGCGCAGCAATACCATCCCCACGACGAGCTTCGAAATGGGTGCGGCTCTAGATCTCGGTTACATGGTGACCCGCTGGGTGCAGATGAACATCCGCATCGTGCAAGGCTTCACGAACCTGCTGGACAAGATCCTGATTTCCGGCGGCGAGAACGCCTTCAGGGAATCGAACTTCCTGACGACATACGCTACCGTAGGCTTCACAATCCTATTCTAG